One window of Rasiella rasia genomic DNA carries:
- a CDS encoding S41 family peptidase yields the protein MKIYLVILVSLVTLLGKAQNDADYLTKVQIEQDLALLDKIFQEQSSYQGLNGFDYREDFETYLQQIDDQKISQTDFGLFLSNIIGKIGDRHSYVKGYDLPETLYFPLSFAPYKERVLVLDYDRANRVYDLHNSQYPFLKSINNIPIENILQKALPNEQLAPKKSYLLNAVRDLRDIETVFSILKIDLPNPLPITLENENGTEKEIQVTLVLDDKKGYLWDEKFHKKDFYFYYKDEKLNDRDLLEQFFTIKDNIGYVQIYAMLEREESPVFFELLNDFMIKAVETDALIIDVRDNGGGSRDLINELAGYFVAPNAIYIVNATKQRGLLPLNEDLKQRLHNRYLFSRDELDYTEQKAVDDFMNTFEPMYLLDKDKFSDYHYYVFNGQKLSEGKYHYNKPIYILTNESSFSAASVLVSTLKGLPNIKIVGVNTDGSSGNSERFELPNSELRGKISTMVSFQKDGKILDGIGTAPDIVIERNLDQIFMKEDYQLNRLLELIKEE from the coding sequence ATGAAAATTTATCTAGTCATTTTAGTATCACTAGTCACACTTTTAGGCAAGGCTCAAAACGATGCTGACTATCTAACAAAAGTTCAAATAGAACAAGATTTAGCGCTTCTTGATAAGATTTTTCAAGAGCAATCTTCATATCAAGGTTTAAACGGTTTTGATTACAGAGAAGATTTTGAAACTTACCTACAACAAATAGATGATCAAAAAATTAGTCAAACCGATTTTGGATTGTTCTTATCGAATATAATAGGGAAAATTGGCGATAGGCATTCTTATGTGAAAGGTTATGATTTACCAGAAACACTGTATTTTCCATTGTCATTTGCACCTTATAAAGAAAGAGTTTTGGTTCTCGATTATGATAGAGCCAACAGGGTATATGACCTTCATAATTCACAATACCCATTTTTAAAATCTATCAACAATATACCGATAGAAAATATTTTACAAAAAGCGCTTCCAAATGAGCAGTTAGCACCAAAAAAGTCATATCTACTAAATGCTGTACGAGACTTAAGAGATATTGAAACCGTATTTAGTATTCTTAAAATTGATTTACCAAACCCACTTCCGATAACGTTAGAAAATGAGAACGGAACTGAAAAGGAGATACAGGTAACTTTAGTTTTGGACGATAAAAAAGGATACTTATGGGACGAAAAATTTCATAAAAAAGACTTTTACTTCTACTATAAAGATGAAAAGCTAAATGATAGAGATCTTTTAGAACAATTCTTTACCATTAAAGACAATATTGGATATGTTCAAATCTACGCCATGTTAGAAAGAGAAGAAAGTCCCGTATTTTTTGAATTATTGAATGATTTTATGATAAAAGCAGTAGAAACTGATGCTTTAATTATAGATGTGCGAGATAATGGTGGTGGTAGTCGAGATTTAATTAATGAATTGGCGGGCTATTTTGTTGCCCCTAATGCCATCTATATTGTAAATGCAACCAAACAACGAGGGCTTCTGCCTTTAAATGAAGATTTAAAACAGCGTTTGCACAATCGGTACTTATTTTCAAGAGATGAATTAGATTATACAGAACAAAAAGCAGTTGATGATTTTATGAATACATTTGAACCTATGTATTTGTTGGACAAAGATAAATTTAGCGATTATCACTATTATGTTTTCAATGGTCAGAAACTATCAGAAGGAAAATATCACTATAACAAGCCAATTTATATTCTAACTAACGAAAGCAGTTTTAGTGCAGCATCAGTTCTTGTTTCAACGTTAAAGGGACTACCGAATATTAAAATTGTAGGAGTTAACACAGATGGTTCAAGTGGAAATAGCGAAAGATTTGAATTGCCAAACTCTGAACTTCGAGGAAAAATTAGTACCATGGTATCTTTTCAAAAAGATGGAAAAATATTAGATGGAATTGGCACTGCACCAGACATCGTTATTGAGCGAAATTTGGATCAGATTTTTATGAAAGAAGATTATCAATTGAATAGACTTTTGGAATTAATAAAAGAGGAGTAA
- a CDS encoding helix-turn-helix domain-containing protein, with translation MFSRKQKLDYDEIWSLSVFVGIFLIWLAYFTSEYTSYILGAFAFSFVLYLSILLLYFQRKKKFTISEKKEKYASSNIEEDEAEALVTKLTNVVTENQLYKNPNLTMPALAKKLHIRPQLLSQLLNDNLNKSFSNFINEYRIEEAKRMLSEDASLKIEVIAEQCGFNSNSAFYNAFKKVTNTTPAKYQNTKR, from the coding sequence ATGTTTTCGCGAAAGCAAAAACTAGATTATGATGAGATTTGGTCACTAAGTGTTTTTGTAGGCATATTCTTAATATGGTTAGCCTATTTTACTTCTGAATACACCTCTTACATCCTTGGTGCATTTGCTTTTTCTTTTGTGTTATATCTTTCTATCCTCCTTTTATATTTCCAACGGAAGAAAAAATTTACCATTTCAGAAAAGAAAGAAAAATATGCTTCTAGTAATATTGAAGAAGATGAAGCTGAAGCATTAGTTACAAAATTGACCAATGTGGTAACTGAAAATCAATTATACAAGAATCCTAATCTAACAATGCCAGCATTGGCTAAAAAACTACATATACGTCCGCAACTTCTGTCTCAACTTTTAAATGACAATCTAAATAAGAGCTTTTCAAACTTTATTAATGAGTACCGTATTGAAGAAGCAAAACGAATGTTATCTGAAGATGCTTCACTAAAAATTGAGGTCATTGCAGAACAGTGTGGCTTCAATTCAAACAGTGCCTTTTACAATGCTTTTAAGAAAGTAACTAACACAACACCCGCTAAATACCAAAATACTAAGAGGTGA
- a CDS encoding T9SS type A sorting domain-containing protein, whose amino-acid sequence MKSIYLMLLLIFTSMYATAQNNNISEGSIFDGEPYISVNPNNPNHIVIAWMGFENILDRIQINYRVSLNGGINWSETTTLPHVESGYTAADPSIAFGDDGTVYIVAIDFTGLDSNPVEGGLYLYTSTDGGTTFNSPSEILNLDVAPEKFLIDRPWIAIDRSGTSANGTIYVTSVTGQGATAPYHPYISISTDGGLTFHYQELDGTGWLAGSAIPIPMPTPHVSSSGTFHAIYPSYVPSQAVLPQYVLATSTNNGATFSYSRVFASSTTGSSSSLPKTGYLCRTNPVNSNHIAFVYLSNVNKDLDIAMRESYDGGSTWSAEQRINDDPIANNRMQDLLWADFDSDGDLVICWRDRRNGTNETYETASEIWAAYRPNGATAFEPNFQITDETVAYDDVLAEAGNDFMSIQLQNDILHTVWGDVRSNRLNIWYQRSQTDGTALGITTIASTAIPEVVLFPNPSETLVTLKGSAIVGYTIYDSSRKVLSAEKNMEPINSLEIDMSTFAAGVYFVEIKSLDSSFIKKVVKK is encoded by the coding sequence ATGAAATCAATTTACTTGATGCTTCTGTTGATATTCACAAGTATGTATGCGACAGCCCAGAATAATAACATTTCTGAAGGATCAATCTTCGATGGAGAACCATATATTTCTGTTAATCCCAACAACCCAAACCATATTGTTATTGCTTGGATGGGATTTGAAAACATTCTAGATCGCATCCAGATTAATTATAGGGTAAGTCTAAACGGAGGTATTAATTGGAGCGAAACGACTACATTACCACATGTGGAGTCTGGATATACAGCCGCAGACCCTTCAATCGCTTTTGGTGATGATGGCACGGTTTATATTGTAGCTATAGATTTTACAGGTTTAGATAGTAATCCGGTGGAAGGCGGACTATACTTGTACACTTCTACCGATGGCGGGACTACGTTTAACAGTCCTTCGGAAATATTAAATCTTGATGTTGCTCCAGAAAAATTTCTAATTGATAGACCGTGGATTGCCATAGACCGCTCAGGAACTAGTGCTAACGGAACTATTTATGTCACCTCGGTTACTGGGCAAGGCGCTACGGCACCATATCATCCCTATATTTCAATTTCAACAGATGGAGGTCTTACATTTCATTATCAAGAATTAGATGGTACTGGCTGGCTTGCCGGAAGTGCTATTCCTATTCCCATGCCTACACCACACGTCTCTAGCTCAGGAACGTTTCATGCAATTTACCCATCTTATGTGCCAAGTCAAGCGGTGCTTCCGCAGTACGTGCTAGCTACCTCTACAAATAACGGTGCAACTTTTTCATACTCTCGGGTTTTTGCATCTTCTACTACGGGTTCGTCGAGCTCTTTACCAAAAACTGGGTATTTGTGCAGAACAAACCCAGTAAACAGCAATCATATAGCTTTTGTGTACTTATCTAATGTAAATAAAGACCTAGATATAGCTATGCGAGAATCTTATGATGGCGGATCTACTTGGAGCGCTGAACAGCGAATTAACGATGATCCTATTGCTAATAATCGTATGCAAGACTTATTATGGGCAGATTTTGACTCAGATGGGGATTTGGTAATTTGCTGGAGAGACAGACGTAATGGAACTAATGAAACCTACGAAACTGCTTCGGAAATTTGGGCGGCTTATAGACCTAATGGAGCCACGGCTTTTGAACCAAATTTTCAAATAACCGATGAGACAGTTGCTTATGACGATGTGCTCGCAGAGGCAGGTAATGATTTTATGAGTATTCAACTACAAAATGATATACTCCACACGGTTTGGGGTGATGTACGTTCTAATAGACTTAATATATGGTATCAACGCTCTCAAACAGATGGGACAGCGCTAGGTATAACAACCATAGCTTCAACAGCCATACCAGAAGTTGTACTTTTTCCTAATCCTTCGGAAACATTAGTTACCTTAAAAGGGTCTGCAATTGTTGGATATACTATCTACGATTCTTCTAGGAAGGTACTTTCCGCCGAAAAAAATATGGAACCAATAAATTCATTAGAAATTGATATGTCCACCTTTGCTGCTGGTGTTTATTTTGTTGAAATAAAATCCCTCGATTCTTCTTTTATCAAAAAAGTAGTAAAAAAATAG
- a CDS encoding serine hydrolase, translating to MKQLRIVILLISPLLCFSQNNSEINAKLNDYIEHLIKRQGIPGVSLAIVKDGETIYEKNFGYANIEHQVPISDESIFRVYSLTKPIVSVGVFQLIEEKKIALDDAVSKYITDLPLSWNGIKIAHLLSHSSGLPDMSPISEFKDLTEEQAKNKVFQQGLKFESGEKYDYNQTGFWILQKIIENVTDESLADFILKNQFYSGKNTFFSSDSRDIVRNRVTPYFPFEKGTLMIDHSYLQGSYAHSKNGLNITLDDFISWDKKLNADKFLNKESKKLMWQSFPFTKSNKSFAYGWDKIMVNNYESYGFSGSLCTAYRVFPENNLSIIFLSNGLTKWYNIDNIINHIASLVDGDVLDINNLAFETVLRTTYENEDFSAKYQTIKNNPIFENNNFEAHLNDVGYFWLFGLSNPKKAINVFELNTKEHPKSWNAFDSLAEAYEKNGNADKAKINYLKAINLNPNEEYKSKTSVKIDNLKG from the coding sequence ATGAAGCAGTTACGTATCGTAATATTACTTATATCACCTCTTTTATGTTTCAGTCAAAATAATTCTGAAATCAACGCAAAATTAAATGACTACATAGAACATTTAATAAAAAGACAAGGTATCCCTGGAGTATCTTTAGCAATAGTCAAAGATGGGGAAACAATTTATGAGAAGAACTTTGGATATGCCAATATTGAACATCAAGTTCCTATTTCTGATGAATCAATTTTCAGGGTTTACTCATTAACAAAACCTATAGTCTCTGTTGGAGTATTTCAGCTAATTGAAGAGAAAAAAATTGCCCTTGATGATGCGGTTTCTAAATACATAACTGACTTACCTCTTAGTTGGAATGGTATCAAAATAGCGCATCTACTATCACATTCTTCTGGACTTCCAGATATGTCGCCGATTTCAGAATTTAAAGATTTGACAGAAGAACAGGCAAAGAATAAAGTATTTCAGCAAGGCTTAAAGTTTGAATCTGGTGAAAAATATGATTATAATCAAACAGGTTTTTGGATACTTCAGAAGATAATTGAAAACGTAACTGATGAAAGTTTAGCCGATTTTATTCTTAAAAACCAATTTTATTCTGGCAAAAACACATTTTTTTCTTCTGATTCTAGAGATATAGTAAGAAATCGTGTGACTCCCTATTTTCCATTTGAAAAAGGAACGTTGATGATTGACCACTCATACCTACAAGGTAGTTATGCCCATTCAAAAAATGGATTGAATATTACCTTAGACGATTTCATTAGTTGGGATAAAAAGCTAAATGCAGATAAATTTTTGAATAAAGAATCGAAGAAATTAATGTGGCAAAGCTTTCCTTTTACAAAATCTAACAAAAGTTTCGCCTATGGATGGGATAAGATTATGGTAAACAATTACGAGTCTTATGGTTTTTCTGGCTCACTTTGTACAGCTTATAGAGTCTTTCCTGAAAATAATCTGAGTATTATATTTTTATCTAATGGACTTACTAAATGGTACAATATAGACAACATTATAAACCACATAGCAAGTTTGGTAGATGGAGATGTTTTAGACATTAATAATTTAGCATTTGAAACCGTTTTGAGAACAACGTATGAAAATGAAGATTTTAGTGCTAAGTATCAAACAATCAAAAACAATCCCATTTTTGAAAATAATAATTTTGAAGCCCATTTAAATGATGTCGGTTATTTTTGGCTTTTTGGGCTTTCAAATCCTAAAAAAGCAATCAATGTTTTTGAATTGAATACAAAAGAACATCCAAAATCTTGGAACGCTTTTGATAGTCTCGCAGAAGCCTATGAAAAGAACGGAAACGCTGATAAAGCAAAAATCAATTACTTAAAGGCAATTAACTTGAACCCTAATGAAGAATATAAATCGAAAACTAGCGTAAAAATTGATAATCTAAAAGGGTAA
- a CDS encoding serine hydrolase gives MKNLFKLFFIILFVQCNTAQEEVQLTELEKEIPLLMQKLHTAGISVAVFNKDEMLYSKGFGYRDYENKKPVDGNTIFGIGSCTKSFTAALLGILEAEQKLSLNDKPSDYLETLKFSHQSQNEHIKLSDLLKHTTGLSATSSESTAIMFTTPNLDDYIQRIAHIPVVDSAGTSFHYNNLMYHLVSRISENVSKRSWEEQLNSEIFGPLEMKNSFVTGTLAMKSENFSFGYAVDSITPARVSIEIIPARKEAGAIHGSTNDMAKWVQLWMNNGLHNGKQLLSKSYVQQALSDVQYMSNTASDSIPLSQQKYYGYGWITSNLNGHRKVEHSGGVSGFTSNMVFYPDDNLGIVALSNQTTSPLSSHVTNLISYYLLEGLDKPTLHQQIPSQIQTIAPINKPTIINSELQPTQPLAAYTGTFHHPGFGNISIVLEGKTLYADFPMTRFRLEHQVNDEFFDFFTEETPLVMWNFMRFSFKEYESGTFNEIHLNLNNPSIVFKKIN, from the coding sequence ATGAAAAATCTATTCAAATTATTTTTCATCATACTCTTTGTGCAATGTAATACTGCGCAAGAAGAAGTACAACTAACGGAATTGGAGAAAGAAATTCCTCTCCTGATGCAAAAACTACATACCGCAGGTATTTCGGTAGCTGTTTTTAATAAAGATGAAATGCTTTATAGCAAAGGATTTGGTTATAGAGATTATGAGAATAAGAAACCCGTAGATGGCAATACCATATTCGGCATAGGCTCGTGTACCAAATCATTTACAGCTGCTTTACTGGGTATCCTGGAAGCAGAACAAAAATTATCCCTAAACGACAAACCTTCAGATTATTTAGAAACACTAAAATTTTCGCATCAATCACAAAACGAACATATTAAACTGAGCGATTTACTTAAGCATACAACTGGACTTTCGGCAACTAGTAGTGAGAGCACTGCAATTATGTTTACAACCCCAAATCTAGATGACTACATACAGCGTATTGCGCATATTCCTGTAGTTGATTCTGCTGGCACATCATTTCATTATAATAATTTAATGTATCATTTGGTAAGTCGTATTAGTGAGAACGTTTCAAAGCGCAGCTGGGAAGAACAATTAAATAGTGAAATATTTGGTCCACTAGAGATGAAAAATTCATTTGTCACAGGTACTTTGGCAATGAAATCGGAAAATTTCAGTTTTGGGTATGCGGTTGACAGTATAACTCCAGCAAGAGTTTCAATTGAAATAATACCGGCAAGAAAGGAAGCTGGGGCTATTCACGGAAGCACAAACGATATGGCCAAATGGGTACAACTATGGATGAATAACGGTCTGCATAATGGAAAGCAGCTATTATCCAAATCCTATGTCCAACAAGCTCTTTCTGATGTTCAATATATGTCTAACACAGCTAGCGATAGCATACCACTTTCACAACAAAAATATTATGGCTATGGGTGGATAACTAGCAACTTGAATGGTCATCGAAAAGTTGAACATAGTGGTGGTGTTTCTGGGTTTACATCGAATATGGTATTTTACCCAGACGACAACTTAGGCATTGTAGCTTTATCTAATCAAACCACAAGTCCGCTCTCTAGTCATGTTACCAACCTTATATCATATTACTTACTTGAAGGTTTAGACAAACCAACATTACACCAACAGATTCCAAGTCAAATACAGACTATCGCGCCTATAAACAAACCAACCATTATAAATTCTGAGCTTCAACCGACTCAACCATTAGCAGCATATACAGGCACCTTTCATCACCCTGGTTTCGGTAACATTTCAATTGTATTAGAAGGAAAAACGTTATACGCAGATTTTCCTATGACTCGTTTTAGATTGGAACATCAAGTAAATGATGAATTTTTTGATTTTTTCACGGAAGAAACCCCCTTAGTGATGTGGAACTTTATGCGATTCTCATTTAAAGAATACGAAAGTGGAACATTTAACGAGATACATCTTAATCTAAATAACCCATCAATTGTTTTTAAAAAAATCAATTAA